From Pan troglodytes isolate AG18354 chromosome 11, NHGRI_mPanTro3-v2.0_pri, whole genome shotgun sequence, the proteins below share one genomic window:
- the ENDOG gene encoding endonuclease G, mitochondrial isoform X2: protein MGALRAGLTLALGAGLGAVVEGWRRRREDARAAPGLLGRLPVLPVAAAAELPPVPGGPRGPGELAKYGLPGLAQLKSRESYVLCYDPRTRGALWVVEQLRPERLRGDGDRRECDFREDDSVHAYHRATNADYRGSGFDRGHLAAAANHRWSQKAMDDTFYLSNVAPQVPHLNQNAWNNLEKYSRSLTRSYQNVYVCTGPLFLPRTEADGKSYVKYQVIGKNHVAVPTHFFKVLILEAAGGQIELRAYVMPNAPVDEAIPLERFLVPIESIERASGLLFVPNILARAGSLKAITAGSK, encoded by the exons ATGGGGGCGCTGCGAGCCGGCCTGACCCTGGCGTTGGGCGCGGGGCTGGGTGCGGTCGTCGAGggctggcggcggcggcgggaggaCGCGCGGGCGGCGCCGGGACTGCTGGGCCGGCTGCCCGTGCTGCCCGTGGCGGCGGCAGCCGAGTTGCCCCCTGTGCCCGGGGGACCCCGCGGCCCGGGCGAGCTGGCCAAGTACGGGCTGCCGGGGCTGGCGCAGCTCAAGAGCCGCGAGTCGTACGTGCTGTGCTACGACCCGCGCACCCGCGGCGCGCTCTGGGTGGTGGAGCAGCTGCGACCCGAGCGTCTCCGCGGCGACGGCGACCGGCGCGAGTGCGACTTCCGCGAGGACGACTCGGTGCACGCGTACCACCGTGCCACCAACGCCGACTACCGCGGCAGTGGCTTCGACCGCGGCCACCTGGCCGCCGCCGCCAACCACCGCTGGAGCCAGAAGGCCATGGACGACACGTTCTACCTGAGCAACGTCGCGCCCCAG GTGCCCCACCTCAACCAGAATGCCTGGAACAACCTGGAGAAATACAGCCGCAGCTTGACCCGCAGCTACCAAAACGTCTATGTCTGCACAGGGCCACTCTTCCTGCCCAG GACAGAGGCTGATGGGAAATCCTACGTAAAGTACCAGGTCATCGGCAAGAACCACGTGGCAGTGCCCACACACTTCTTCAAGGTGCTGATCCTGGAGGCAGCAGGTGGGCAAATTGAGCTCCGCGCCTACGTGATGCCCAACGCACCTGTGGATGAGGCCATCCCACTGGAGCGCTTCCTGGTGCCCATCGAGAGCATTGAGCGGGCTTCGGGGCTGCTCTTTGTGCCAAACATCCTGGCACGGGCAGGCAGCCTCAAGGCCATCACGGCGGGCAGTAAGTGA
- the ENDOG gene encoding endonuclease G, mitochondrial isoform X1: MVANRELRRRCHAPHTGVLNAQRKDAGDTRLGSAAPFWVPRPKPLGVFVSGREVTLSSAAPAAPCPHWIPRRGSFKSLAGRPPLGRSAAMGALRAGLTLALGAGLGAVVEGWRRRREDARAAPGLLGRLPVLPVAAAAELPPVPGGPRGPGELAKYGLPGLAQLKSRESYVLCYDPRTRGALWVVEQLRPERLRGDGDRRECDFREDDSVHAYHRATNADYRGSGFDRGHLAAAANHRWSQKAMDDTFYLSNVAPQVPHLNQNAWNNLEKYSRSLTRSYQNVYVCTGPLFLPRSAVHQALPPSVSALLGALPSTLLGSLNLDLPDPGPPLLLLCSPASQVEATEHLWVCSVVFLACRGLGLRGNRSRLSSSLWNPQARDGVQASSPSSLVLWANDLCPPLQNL; the protein is encoded by the exons ATGGTGGCCAATCGCGAGCTGAGGCGACGATGCCACGCCCCTCATACCGGCGTCTTAAATGCGCAAAGAAAGGACGCCGGGGACACCCGGTTGGGCTCTGCTGCTCCCTTCTGGGTTCCGAGGCCCAAGCCCTTGGGAGTGTTTGTGAGTGGAAGGGAGGTCACGCTATCGTCCGCGGCCCCAGCAGCCCCGTGCCCTCATTGGATCCCGCGACGCGGCTCCTTTAAGAGCCTCGCGGGTCGCCCGCCGCTAGGTCGCTCCGCGGCCATGGGGGCGCTGCGAGCCGGCCTGACCCTGGCGTTGGGCGCGGGGCTGGGTGCGGTCGTCGAGggctggcggcggcggcgggaggaCGCGCGGGCGGCGCCGGGACTGCTGGGCCGGCTGCCCGTGCTGCCCGTGGCGGCGGCAGCCGAGTTGCCCCCTGTGCCCGGGGGACCCCGCGGCCCGGGCGAGCTGGCCAAGTACGGGCTGCCGGGGCTGGCGCAGCTCAAGAGCCGCGAGTCGTACGTGCTGTGCTACGACCCGCGCACCCGCGGCGCGCTCTGGGTGGTGGAGCAGCTGCGACCCGAGCGTCTCCGCGGCGACGGCGACCGGCGCGAGTGCGACTTCCGCGAGGACGACTCGGTGCACGCGTACCACCGTGCCACCAACGCCGACTACCGCGGCAGTGGCTTCGACCGCGGCCACCTGGCCGCCGCCGCCAACCACCGCTGGAGCCAGAAGGCCATGGACGACACGTTCTACCTGAGCAACGTCGCGCCCCAG GTGCCCCACCTCAACCAGAATGCCTGGAACAACCTGGAGAAATACAGCCGCAGCTTGACCCGCAGCTACCAAAACGTCTATGTCTGCACAGGGCCACTCTTCCTGCCCAG GTCCGCGGTGCACCAGGCTCTCCCGCCTTCAGTCTCTGCTCTGCTTGGAGCACTTCCCTCCACCCTTCTCGGGAGTTTGAATCTAGATCTGCCTGACCCAGGGCCTCCACTCTTGCTCCTGTGCAGCCCTGCCTCTCAGGTGGAAGCAACTGAGCACCTCTGGGTGTGCTCCGTGGTTTTTCTGGCCTGCAGAGGGCTGGGACTGAGaggcaacaggtccaggctgagCAGCTCACTCTGGAATCCACAGGCTCGGGATGGAGTCCAGGCCTCATCACCTAGTTCCTTGGTGCTGTGGGCAAATGACCTGTGTCCCCCCCTGCAAAACCTGTGA